The Pseudomonas sp. KU26590 genomic sequence ATCCACCGTAATGTCTTCTATCAGCTGGTGGACCTTGCTGCTGTGCGTGAAATCGATGGCCAGCGCTGGCTGGGGGTGTGGAGCGGTGGCGAGTTCTTCCCCATCGGCGTTGAGCCCTGATCCGTTCATTTCTGTTCGTCCGTACGTTCGCCTATCCGCTTGCGGCCAATTGCCTGACTTTCACCGGGCAGTTACAGTGCCGCCCCCCGATTTTTCCTGAGGTTTTTCCATGAGTCAGTCCTTTGATATCGCCGTGATTGGCGCCACCGGTACTGTCGGCGAAACCATCGTCCAGATTCTCGAAGAGCGCGACTTCCCGGTCGGCGATTTGCACCTGCTCGCCAGCGTCGAATCGGCCGGAAGCTCGGTGCCGTACCGTGGCAAGAACGTCCGTGTACGTGAAGTCGACGCCTTTGATTTCAGCAAGGCCAACATTGTCTTCTTCGCAGCAGGCGCTGCCGTGACACGCAGTTATGCCGAGCGCGCCACCGCCGCCGGTTGTGTGGTTATCGACCTTTCCGCTGGGTTGTCGGTGGAGCAGGCGCCGAATGTGGTGCCCGAGGTCAATGGCGCCCGCCTGGCTGATCTGGCCAAACCGCAGCAGGTTGCCTGCCCGAGTTCCAGCGCTGCCGCCCTCGCACTGGTGCTGGCGCCGTTGCGCGCACTGCTGAATATCGAGCGGATCACCGTGACGGCGTGCCTGGCGGTGTCGAGCATGGGCCGCGAAGGGGTCACCGAACTGGCCCGGCAAACCGCCGAGCTGCTCAACGTTCGCCCGCTGGAACCCAAGGTGTTTGACCGGCAGATGGCGTTCAATGTGCTCGCCCAGGTGGGCAAGCCTGACGCTGACGGTCATGTGCCACTGGAAAAACGTTTGGTCAGCGAGTTGCGCGAGTTGCTCTCGCTGCCTTTAATCAAGGTCGGCGTGAGTTGCATCCAGGTGCCGGTGTTCTTCGGCGACAGTCTGAGCGTGTCGGTGCAGACAAGCGAGGCGGTCGACATCAGGGCGGTCAATGCCGCGCTTGAAACTGCCGAGGGCATCGAGCTGGTTGAGGCTGGCGATTACCCGACGCCAGTGGGCGACGCCGTAGGACAGGATGCTGTCTATGTAGGACGTTTACGCGGGGGCGTCGACGACGGTTGTGAGCTGAATTTCTGGGTCACGCTGGACAATGTGCGCAAGGGCGCGGCCTTGAACGCTGTGCAGGTGGCTGAGTTGTTGATAAAAGATGTTGCGTAAAAGATACTTGCCCACAATTCGAAGAATCATTCTAGCT encodes the following:
- a CDS encoding aspartate-semialdehyde dehydrogenase — its product is MSQSFDIAVIGATGTVGETIVQILEERDFPVGDLHLLASVESAGSSVPYRGKNVRVREVDAFDFSKANIVFFAAGAAVTRSYAERATAAGCVVIDLSAGLSVEQAPNVVPEVNGARLADLAKPQQVACPSSSAAALALVLAPLRALLNIERITVTACLAVSSMGREGVTELARQTAELLNVRPLEPKVFDRQMAFNVLAQVGKPDADGHVPLEKRLVSELRELLSLPLIKVGVSCIQVPVFFGDSLSVSVQTSEAVDIRAVNAALETAEGIELVEAGDYPTPVGDAVGQDAVYVGRLRGGVDDGCELNFWVTLDNVRKGAALNAVQVAELLIKDVA